From uncultured Roseateles sp., the proteins below share one genomic window:
- the nusB gene encoding transcription antitermination factor NusB, which translates to MSTDASPPKPAATAAAPRAAKPKSARRRAREIALQGLYQWLVSGEEAGVIEAHMREQDGFDKCDKPHFDALLHGCILEAADLDAVLSKHVDRKTSELSPIEHGVLMIGAYELKHCMDVPYKVAINEAVELAKSFGGTDGHKYVNGVLDRAAIDLRPAEVQSMRNKAR; encoded by the coding sequence GTGAGCACCGACGCGTCCCCCCCCAAACCCGCAGCCACCGCGGCAGCTCCGCGCGCCGCCAAGCCCAAGTCGGCCCGCCGCCGCGCCCGTGAGATCGCCTTGCAAGGCCTCTACCAATGGCTGGTCTCCGGCGAGGAAGCCGGCGTGATCGAAGCCCATATGCGCGAGCAGGACGGTTTCGACAAATGCGACAAGCCGCACTTCGATGCGCTGCTGCACGGCTGCATCCTCGAAGCCGCCGATCTCGACGCCGTGCTGTCCAAGCATGTGGACCGCAAGACCAGCGAGCTGTCGCCGATCGAGCATGGCGTGCTGATGATTGGCGCCTACGAGCTCAAGCACTGCATGGACGTGCCCTACAAGGTCGCCATCAACGAGGCGGTAGAGCTGGCCAAGTCCTTCGGCGGCACCGACGGCCACAAGTATGTGAACGGGGTGCTTGACCGCGCCGCCATCGATCTGCGCCCGGCCGAAGTGCAGAGCATGCGCAACAAGGCCCGATGA
- a CDS encoding pyridoxal phosphate-dependent aminotransferase, producing MKLASRLDHIEPFYVMECAKAAQEIARSPACDPAQGGRPMIYLNIGEPDFTAPLAVQAAAEACLTMGRTQYTSATGLPALREKLSAWYLQRFGLHIAPERIVITAGASAALQLACLALFERGDQVLMPDPCYPCNRHFVAAADAEAVLLNATAEQRYQPSAAQVEAAWNEHTRGVLLASPSNPTGTSIAPEEMRAMVEVVRKHGGVTIVDEIYLGLSFDERYGHSVLGLGEDIISVNSFSKYFGMTGWRLGWLVLPPELVPAVEKLAQNLFICPSSIAQYAALACFEPEVISEYERRRAEFRARRDYLVPALQGLGLQVPVVPDGAFYVWADCSAHNPSSWDFAFDMMRRAHVAITPGRDFGRLEAERFVRFSFANSLERLQESVRRIAQALQR from the coding sequence ATGAAACTGGCCTCCAGGCTCGATCACATCGAGCCTTTTTACGTGATGGAGTGTGCCAAGGCCGCGCAAGAGATTGCGCGCAGCCCGGCCTGCGACCCGGCCCAGGGCGGCCGGCCGATGATCTACCTGAACATCGGCGAGCCCGATTTCACCGCACCGCTTGCCGTGCAGGCTGCAGCCGAGGCCTGCCTGACCATGGGCCGCACCCAGTACACCTCGGCCACCGGCCTGCCGGCCTTGCGCGAGAAGCTCAGCGCCTGGTATCTGCAGCGCTTCGGCCTGCACATCGCGCCCGAGCGCATCGTCATCACCGCCGGCGCGTCGGCCGCCTTGCAGCTGGCCTGCCTGGCCCTGTTCGAGCGCGGCGATCAGGTGCTGATGCCCGACCCCTGCTACCCCTGCAACCGCCATTTCGTCGCCGCGGCCGACGCCGAGGCCGTGCTGCTGAACGCCACGGCCGAGCAGCGATACCAGCCCAGCGCCGCACAGGTCGAAGCGGCCTGGAACGAGCACACCCGTGGCGTGCTGCTGGCCTCGCCCAGCAACCCCACCGGCACCTCGATCGCGCCTGAGGAAATGCGCGCCATGGTCGAGGTGGTGCGCAAGCACGGTGGCGTGACCATCGTCGACGAGATCTACCTGGGCCTGAGCTTCGACGAGCGCTATGGCCACAGCGTGCTGGGCCTGGGTGAGGACATCATCTCGGTCAACAGCTTCTCCAAATACTTCGGCATGACCGGCTGGCGCCTCGGTTGGCTGGTGCTGCCGCCCGAGCTGGTGCCGGCCGTCGAGAAGCTGGCGCAAAACCTGTTCATCTGCCCATCCAGCATTGCCCAGTACGCGGCGCTGGCCTGCTTCGAGCCCGAGGTGATCAGCGAATACGAACGCCGCCGCGCCGAGTTCCGCGCCCGGCGCGACTATCTGGTGCCGGCACTGCAAGGCCTGGGGCTGCAAGTGCCGGTCGTTCCCGATGGCGCTTTCTACGTCTGGGCCGACTGCTCGGCCCACAACCCCAGCAGCTGGGACTTTGCCTTCGACATGATGCGCCGCGCCCATGTGGCCATCACGCCGGGCCGCGACTTCGGCCGGCTGGAGGCCGAACGCTTCGTGCGCTTCTCGTTTGCCAATTCGCTGGAGCGTCTGCAGGAGTCGGTGCGCCGCATAGCCCAGGCCTTGCAGCGATAA
- the ybgC gene encoding tol-pal system-associated acyl-CoA thioesterase, with product MTSSHQETLFSHGLRVYWEDTDAGGVVFYANYLKFFERARTEWLRSLGFEQERLRTEQHLMFVVSATNLKYLSPARLDDWLDVSVQVIELGRASMSLFQQVRRGDQLLCEGEIRIGCVHSQSFKPSRIPLSILDKVSP from the coding sequence ATGACCTCCAGCCACCAAGAAACTCTGTTCAGCCACGGCCTGCGCGTCTACTGGGAAGACACCGACGCCGGTGGCGTGGTGTTCTACGCCAACTACCTGAAGTTCTTCGAGCGGGCCCGCACCGAGTGGCTGCGCTCGCTGGGCTTCGAGCAGGAACGGCTGCGCACCGAGCAGCACTTGATGTTCGTCGTCAGCGCCACGAATCTGAAGTACCTGAGCCCGGCACGGCTCGATGACTGGCTGGACGTCAGCGTCCAGGTCATCGAGCTCGGCCGCGCCAGCATGAGCCTGTTCCAGCAGGTGCGGCGCGGCGATCAGCTGCTGTGCGAGGGCGAGATCCGCATCGGCTGCGTGCACAGCCAGAGCTTCAAGCCCAGCCGCATTCCCCTATCCATTCTCGACAAAGTCAGCCCATGA
- the tolQ gene encoding protein TolQ, with product MNQDLSIFSLMLQASFVVQLVMAALLLVSLASWTVIFAKLISLSKVRASNDAFEQEFWSGKNLNDLYQAVAGKAQTSPLERIFAAGMREFLKLRERRMGDGATLLDGARRAMRASFHRELDAIESNLSFLASVGSVSPYVGLFGTVWGIMHAFVGLSNLTQVTLATVAPGIAEALVATAIGLFAAIPAVIAYNRFARQIDRTAITLETFIEEFSNILQRNAVQPAPAGAAGPATR from the coding sequence ATGAACCAGGACCTTTCCATCTTCTCGCTGATGCTGCAGGCCAGCTTCGTGGTGCAGCTGGTGATGGCCGCACTGCTGCTGGTCTCGCTGGCCAGCTGGACGGTGATCTTCGCCAAGCTGATCTCGCTGTCCAAGGTGCGGGCCAGCAACGACGCCTTCGAGCAGGAGTTCTGGTCCGGCAAGAACCTGAACGATCTCTACCAGGCGGTGGCAGGCAAGGCCCAGACCTCGCCGCTGGAGCGCATCTTCGCCGCCGGCATGCGCGAGTTCCTGAAGCTGCGCGAGCGTCGCATGGGCGATGGCGCCACCCTGCTGGACGGCGCCCGCCGCGCGATGCGTGCCAGCTTCCACCGCGAGCTGGACGCGATCGAATCGAATCTGTCCTTCCTGGCCTCGGTCGGCTCGGTCTCGCCCTACGTGGGCCTGTTCGGCACCGTCTGGGGCATCATGCACGCCTTCGTCGGCCTGTCGAACCTGACCCAGGTGACCCTCGCCACGGTGGCGCCGGGCATTGCCGAGGCGCTGGTGGCCACCGCCATCGGCCTGTTCGCCGCCATTCCGGCGGTGATTGCCTACAACCGCTTTGCCCGCCAGATCGACCGCACGGCCATCACGCTGGAGACCTTCATCGAGGAATTCTCCAACATCCTGCAGCGCAATGCGGTGCAGCCGGCACCGGCCGGCGCCGCCGGCCCGGCCACCCGTTAA
- the tolR gene encoding protein TolR produces the protein MPAISSRGGGRRRTINEINMVPFIDVMLVLLIIFMVSAPLITTGLVDLPSVGKSRQQPEHVIHVVVGADEKLKIKLDKEEPQPISLNRLARQVKQAQGDSTNTPVVISADRNVKYEAVVKVMDILQSNGVTRVGLAVKNSGG, from the coding sequence ATGCCTGCCATCAGCTCACGCGGCGGCGGCCGTCGCCGCACGATCAACGAGATCAATATGGTGCCCTTCATCGATGTGATGCTGGTGCTGCTGATCATCTTCATGGTCAGCGCGCCGCTGATCACCACCGGCCTGGTCGATCTGCCCAGCGTCGGCAAGAGCCGCCAGCAGCCCGAGCACGTGATCCATGTCGTCGTCGGTGCCGACGAAAAGCTGAAGATCAAGCTCGACAAGGAAGAGCCGCAGCCAATCTCGCTGAACCGGCTGGCACGCCAAGTCAAGCAGGCCCAGGGTGACAGCACCAACACGCCGGTCGTGATCTCGGCCGACCGCAACGTCAAGTACGAGGCGGTGGTCAAGGTGATGGACATCCTGCAGTCCAACGGCGTGACGCGGGTCGGCCTGGCAGTGAAGAACAGCGGCGGCTGA
- the tolA gene encoding cell envelope integrity protein TolA, with protein MVNPVLFGDALRPPPAPGVGRGLSLALLVHAALVVAIAFSVSWRVQQPPTFEAELWAAVPQAAAPAEQAPPPEPEPQPVKQAKPTPPPEPVVAPNRDADIALEKAREEKKRKAAEEAEKLKEAKEAKEREAKLAKEKLAREREAERKKLEAEQAKLAKLEQADKLEKAKQDKLKQAEAQKKERELEAQRQENLKRIQGMAGASGSPSATGTALQSSGPSASYAGRIKAQIRPNIVFNDPSAGNPVAEVEVRVAADGRILSRTPIRPSGNAEWDKAVLRAIDKTEILPRDVDGRVPPVMLIRFQPQE; from the coding sequence ATGGTCAATCCGGTCCTGTTCGGTGATGCACTGAGGCCGCCGCCCGCCCCCGGTGTCGGGCGGGGCTTGAGCCTGGCCCTGCTGGTGCATGCGGCGCTGGTGGTGGCGATCGCCTTCAGCGTCAGCTGGCGGGTGCAGCAGCCGCCGACCTTCGAGGCCGAGCTGTGGGCCGCCGTGCCGCAGGCCGCCGCACCGGCCGAACAGGCGCCACCACCGGAGCCCGAGCCCCAGCCGGTCAAACAGGCCAAGCCCACCCCGCCGCCCGAACCGGTGGTCGCGCCCAACCGCGACGCCGACATCGCGCTGGAAAAAGCCCGCGAAGAGAAGAAGCGCAAGGCCGCCGAGGAAGCCGAAAAGCTGAAAGAGGCCAAGGAAGCCAAGGAGCGCGAGGCCAAGCTGGCCAAGGAAAAACTCGCCAGGGAACGCGAAGCCGAGCGCAAGAAGCTCGAGGCCGAGCAGGCCAAGCTGGCCAAATTGGAGCAGGCCGACAAGCTCGAAAAAGCCAAGCAGGACAAGCTGAAACAGGCCGAGGCGCAGAAGAAGGAGCGTGAGCTCGAGGCGCAGCGCCAGGAGAACCTCAAGCGCATCCAGGGCATGGCCGGCGCCAGCGGTAGCCCCAGCGCCACCGGCACGGCCCTGCAGTCGTCCGGGCCCTCGGCCAGCTATGCCGGGCGCATCAAGGCGCAGATACGCCCGAATATCGTTTTCAATGATCCCTCGGCGGGCAACCCGGTTGCCGAGGTCGAGGTGCGAGTTGCAGCGGATGGCCGCATCCTCTCGCGCACTCCAATCCGACCCAGTGGCAATGCCGAATGGGACAAGGCCGTGCTGCGCGCGATCGACAAGACCGAGATCCTGCCGCGCGATGTGGATGGCCGAGTGCCGCCGGTGATGTTGATCAGGTTCCAGCCGCAGGAGTAG
- a CDS encoding DNA-binding domain-containing protein, with translation MSEGHARELERQQALVRVLQQPGGDAALADWLSEQGARLARGLSAYRANAGASAERALASSFPTVQALMGEEAFAALARAYWQAHPPARGDLAWLGEHLPDFLRQSPQLQDEPYLPDCARLDWLLACAEGAADTEAEPASLGLLAEHEPQQLRLRLMPSVHLLRSAFPVLAIWQAHQVDEPDAFAPVRAAMAAGEGSWALVWREGWRARAMALEPAAWHFIEALLAGDDLAQALGSGGGDFDFGAWLAQALQQGWLLRAEATPAATPAAGT, from the coding sequence GTGAGCGAGGGCCATGCCCGCGAGCTGGAGCGCCAGCAGGCCCTGGTCCGGGTGCTGCAGCAGCCGGGCGGGGACGCGGCGCTGGCTGACTGGCTGAGCGAGCAGGGTGCTCGCCTGGCGCGCGGCCTGAGCGCCTACCGTGCCAATGCCGGGGCTTCGGCCGAGCGGGCGCTGGCCAGCAGCTTCCCGACAGTGCAGGCGCTGATGGGCGAAGAGGCCTTCGCCGCCCTGGCCCGAGCCTATTGGCAGGCCCATCCGCCGGCGCGCGGCGATCTGGCCTGGCTGGGCGAGCACCTGCCCGATTTCCTGCGGCAAAGCCCGCAGCTCCAAGACGAACCCTATCTGCCCGACTGCGCCAGGCTGGACTGGCTGCTGGCCTGTGCAGAAGGCGCCGCCGATACGGAAGCCGAACCGGCCAGCCTTGGCTTGCTGGCCGAACATGAGCCACAGCAGCTGCGGCTCAGGCTGATGCCCTCTGTTCATCTGCTGCGCAGCGCGTTCCCTGTGCTGGCGATCTGGCAAGCCCATCAGGTCGATGAGCCGGATGCATTCGCGCCGGTGCGTGCCGCGATGGCGGCAGGTGAGGGCTCATGGGCGTTGGTGTGGCGCGAGGGATGGCGAGCGAGGGCGATGGCCCTGGAGCCAGCGGCCTGGCACTTCATCGAGGCTTTGTTGGCGGGCGACGATCTTGCCCAGGCGCTTGGATCAGGGGGGGGCGATTTCGACTTCGGTGCCTGGCTGGCGCAGGCCCTTCAACAGGGCTGGCTGCTGCGAGCCGAAGCGACGCCTGCCGCTACTCCTGCGGCTGGAACCTGA
- a CDS encoding DUF692 domain-containing protein: MTDRAEAGIGWRQPHYGELIETLPALGFLEVHSENFFAAGGAARALLREAREHYDISLHGVGLSLGSAMGLDDWHLDRLAELVVEIEPVRVSDHASFARVPGFASGTVVHMNDLLPLAFTPAALDIMVAHVQRVQERLKRPLLVENLSAYLSWADDGLAEPEFFNELARRSGCGLLLDVNNLMVNALNRQPDEAQALAEVRRWLDRIEPLSVGEIHLAGYCDTGDLVIDDHGSRVHVPVWDAFDYALECLGPKPTLLEWDTDVPVLSVLLDEAAKAMQRLEAL; this comes from the coding sequence ATGACCGACCGAGCGGAGGCGGGCATTGGCTGGCGGCAGCCGCATTACGGCGAGCTGATCGAGACCCTGCCTGCCCTGGGTTTTCTGGAGGTGCACTCCGAGAACTTCTTCGCCGCGGGTGGCGCCGCCCGAGCGCTGTTGCGCGAGGCGCGCGAGCACTACGACATCAGCCTGCACGGCGTGGGCCTGTCGCTGGGCTCGGCGATGGGGTTGGACGACTGGCATCTGGACCGGCTGGCCGAGCTGGTGGTCGAGATCGAGCCGGTCAGGGTGTCGGACCATGCCAGCTTCGCCCGCGTACCGGGTTTTGCCTCGGGGACCGTGGTGCATATGAACGATCTGCTGCCGCTGGCCTTCACGCCGGCGGCACTGGACATCATGGTTGCCCATGTGCAACGGGTGCAGGAACGACTCAAGCGCCCCCTGCTGGTGGAGAACCTCTCCGCCTATCTGAGCTGGGCCGATGACGGCCTGGCTGAGCCCGAGTTCTTCAACGAGCTGGCCCGTCGCAGCGGTTGCGGTCTGCTGCTGGACGTCAATAATCTGATGGTCAATGCGCTGAACCGCCAGCCTGACGAAGCGCAGGCGCTCGCCGAAGTCAGGCGCTGGCTTGACCGCATCGAGCCGCTATCGGTGGGCGAGATCCACCTCGCCGGCTATTGCGACACCGGCGACCTGGTCATCGACGACCATGGCAGCCGGGTGCACGTACCGGTCTGGGACGCCTTTGACTACGCGCTCGAGTGCCTGGGCCCCAAGCCTACGCTGCTGGAGTGGGACACCGATGTACCCGTCTTGAGCGTACTCCTCGACGAGGCCGCCAAGGCCATGCAACGCCTGGAGGCCCTGTGA
- a CDS encoding DUF2282 domain-containing protein, with the protein MNQKLIVSSALASVLALGLVGHAAAQDKPKEKCFGIVKAGQNDCANLSGSHSCAGQSKVDMGADEWKYVPKGTCKDMKGTSADEAKAKMKKA; encoded by the coding sequence ATGAACCAAAAGCTGATTGTTTCTTCCGCCCTCGCTTCCGTTCTGGCCCTGGGCCTGGTGGGTCATGCCGCCGCCCAGGACAAGCCCAAGGAAAAGTGCTTTGGCATCGTCAAGGCAGGCCAGAATGACTGCGCCAATCTGTCGGGCAGCCACTCCTGCGCCGGCCAGTCCAAGGTGGACATGGGCGCTGACGAGTGGAAGTACGTGCCCAAGGGCACTTGCAAGGACATGAAGGGCACCAGCGCCGACGAGGCCAAGGCCAAGATGAAGAAGGCCTGA
- a CDS encoding sigma-70 family RNA polymerase sigma factor, with the protein MSDFARAVEQLRPQLMRFAQMQLKNEAWAEDAVSETLLAALERPLAFSGQSQLKTWLVGILKHKLIDQLRKHTREVSSTTADDEADLDEQLFAADGHWREAPKDWGDPEHCLRQADFFAVLEVCVDKLPGVQGRLFMMREWLELDTDEICKELAISPTNLWVMLHRARLRLRDCLQLSWFAGAQA; encoded by the coding sequence ATGAGCGATTTTGCCCGTGCTGTCGAACAGCTCCGACCTCAGTTGATGCGTTTTGCACAGATGCAGTTGAAAAACGAGGCCTGGGCCGAAGACGCCGTGTCTGAAACCCTGCTGGCCGCGCTGGAGCGGCCGCTGGCCTTCTCCGGTCAATCCCAGCTCAAGACCTGGCTGGTCGGCATACTGAAACACAAGCTGATCGACCAGTTGCGCAAGCACACCCGCGAGGTCTCAAGCACCACGGCCGATGACGAGGCCGACCTTGACGAGCAGCTCTTCGCCGCCGATGGCCACTGGCGCGAGGCCCCCAAGGATTGGGGAGACCCGGAACACTGCCTGCGCCAGGCCGATTTCTTCGCCGTGCTCGAGGTCTGTGTCGACAAGCTGCCCGGCGTGCAGGGCCGCCTGTTCATGATGCGCGAATGGCTGGAACTGGACACCGACGAAATCTGTAAGGAGCTGGCCATCAGCCCGACCAATCTTTGGGTGATGCTGCATCGCGCCCGGCTGCGTTTGCGTGACTGTCTGCAGCTCAGCTGGTTCGCCGGCGCCCAGGCCTGA
- a CDS encoding zf-HC2 domain-containing protein produces the protein MKKTCREVTALTLQALDRELSWQERLGVRLHMVICSACPKFARQAQFMRSAMGRWKDYSEQDKP, from the coding sequence ATGAAAAAGACTTGTCGCGAGGTGACCGCCCTGACCCTGCAGGCGCTTGACCGCGAGCTGAGTTGGCAGGAACGCCTGGGCGTGCGCCTGCACATGGTGATCTGCTCGGCCTGCCCGAAGTTTGCCCGCCAGGCGCAGTTCATGCGCAGCGCCATGGGCCGGTGGAAGGACTATTCGGAGCAGGACAAGCCCTGA
- a CDS encoding M4 family metallopeptidase: protein MLRCTCHPHPLLCIIPPYMLDNLSTSSDAAVRKLAVEAIAASAEARAVRGLLQTMPQMAALTSPAAKKNRLIYDAKTLGQNKLPGKLVRSEGDKAVADPAVNEAYDYSGVTYDFYLKRFARNSLDGRGMTLVSSVHLSKKLNNAFWNGQQMAYGDGDGQLFIRFTKSLDVVGHELTHGVVSHECNLEYQDESGALNEHFADVFGMLIRQWKTKQTAAKSDWLIGKDIMGPGTKAKALRDFGPGKAYENDPNLGTDPQPKNLKDKFVGSWDNGGVHLNSGIPNHAFYLFAKAVGGNAFDEPAAIWYETMRKLSSNSQFADMVSTTQMVATKNHGAGSKQLKALNDAWKAVGF from the coding sequence ATGCTGCGTTGCACCTGCCACCCTCACCCCCTGCTGTGCATCATTCCGCCCTATATGCTGGACAACCTCAGCACCTCCTCGGATGCGGCGGTGCGCAAGCTGGCGGTGGAGGCCATCGCCGCGTCGGCCGAGGCCCGTGCCGTGCGCGGTCTGCTGCAGACCATGCCGCAGATGGCCGCCTTGACCTCGCCCGCGGCCAAGAAGAACCGCCTGATCTACGACGCCAAGACCCTGGGCCAGAACAAGCTGCCCGGCAAGCTGGTGCGCAGCGAAGGCGACAAGGCGGTGGCCGATCCGGCCGTCAACGAGGCCTATGACTACAGCGGCGTCACCTACGACTTCTACCTGAAGCGCTTTGCCCGCAACTCGCTGGACGGCCGTGGCATGACGCTGGTGTCCAGCGTGCACCTGAGCAAGAAGCTCAACAACGCGTTCTGGAACGGCCAGCAGATGGCTTATGGCGATGGTGACGGCCAGCTGTTCATCCGCTTCACCAAGTCGCTGGATGTGGTCGGCCATGAGCTGACCCACGGCGTGGTTTCGCACGAATGCAATCTGGAGTACCAGGACGAGTCGGGCGCGCTGAACGAGCACTTCGCCGATGTGTTCGGCATGCTGATACGGCAATGGAAAACCAAGCAGACGGCGGCCAAGTCCGACTGGCTGATCGGCAAGGACATCATGGGCCCGGGCACCAAGGCCAAGGCCCTGCGCGACTTCGGCCCCGGCAAGGCCTATGAGAACGATCCCAACCTCGGCACCGACCCCCAGCCCAAGAACCTGAAGGACAAATTCGTCGGCAGCTGGGACAACGGCGGCGTGCACCTGAACTCCGGCATTCCCAACCATGCCTTCTATTTGTTCGCCAAGGCCGTGGGCGGCAATGCCTTCGACGAGCCGGCGGCGATCTGGTATGAGACCATGCGCAAACTCTCGAGCAACAGCCAGTTCGCCGACATGGTCAGCACCACGCAAATGGTGGCGACCAAGAACCATGGCGCGGGCAGCAAACAATTGAAGGCCCTCAACGATGCCTGGAAAGCGGTCGGATTCTGA
- a CDS encoding protealysin inhibitor emfourin translates to MPGKRSDSDSPDWQHLRLVEHGGFAGLIRGAELRAGELDAKLAARVSQLLGKARAGAGRAADYPDGQSLSLEVQTADGPWTAHFDSADLPDAMEQLKGLLILKPMAPPKD, encoded by the coding sequence ATGCCTGGAAAGCGGTCGGATTCTGATAGCCCGGACTGGCAGCACCTGCGCCTGGTCGAGCATGGCGGCTTTGCCGGCCTGATTCGCGGTGCCGAACTGCGTGCAGGCGAGCTGGACGCCAAGCTCGCCGCACGCGTGTCCCAGCTGCTGGGCAAGGCCCGGGCCGGCGCCGGCCGGGCGGCAGACTATCCCGATGGCCAGAGCCTGAGCCTCGAGGTGCAGACCGCCGACGGGCCGTGGACAGCCCATTTCGACAGCGCCGACCTGCCCGACGCGATGGAACAGCTCAAGGGCCTGCTGATCCTCAAGCCGATGGCGCCGCCCAAAGATTAG